From a region of the Maridesulfovibrio ferrireducens genome:
- the pilM gene encoding type IV pilus biogenesis protein PilM, translating to MQGLAVLFCLLGAIALASPEMPTPRNSPKAESIAVNYAIYRNAVNNFVTSNSSITTGEVPASNLSIPTGWKPMRAWANRLDSGNCYVWGAVQGNESEEIRKIFMGSFAIGVKRNGFLANAHGADTALPSFIPENSIVSVITQ from the coding sequence ATGCAAGGGTTAGCTGTTCTATTTTGCCTTCTCGGAGCCATCGCTCTGGCCAGTCCAGAAATGCCAACCCCGAGAAATTCACCTAAGGCTGAATCTATAGCTGTAAATTACGCAATCTATCGCAATGCGGTGAATAACTTTGTGACAAGTAATTCATCCATAACAACTGGTGAAGTTCCCGCTTCTAATCTCTCAATTCCAACCGGTTGGAAACCCATGCGTGCATGGGCCAACCGGCTGGATAGCGGGAATTGTTACGTGTGGGGAGCTGTACAGGGAAACGAATCTGAAGAAATCAGAAAAATTTTCATGGGCAGTTTTGCCATCGGAGTTAAACGAAACGGTTTTCTGGCCAACGCTCACGGAGCGGACACTGCTCTGCCGTCTTTCATTCCTGAAAACAGCATTGTCAGCGTCATCACCCAGTAG
- a CDS encoding helix-turn-helix transcriptional regulator — protein MLELTRKQTTKGFAEFCIKVPEASAAKLYAALKSILDLAEIPVENVNKDGEKVYSFDEVFPDHHSGDTVRGLRLREELTQKQLAEKIGAKQHHISEIENGKRSISIEMAKRLATALGTEYKVFL, from the coding sequence ATGTTGGAACTCACGAGAAAGCAGACTACAAAAGGATTTGCTGAATTCTGTATAAAGGTTCCTGAAGCGAGTGCTGCAAAGTTGTATGCTGCGTTGAAAAGTATTCTTGATCTGGCTGAAATACCTGTTGAAAACGTTAATAAAGACGGAGAAAAGGTATATAGCTTTGATGAGGTCTTTCCCGACCACCACAGCGGAGATACCGTGCGTGGACTTAGACTCAGGGAAGAGCTTACCCAGAAGCAGCTTGCAGAAAAGATAGGGGCTAAGCAGCACCATATTTCAGAAATTGAGAACGGAAAGCGTTCTATTTCTATTGAGATGGCTAAGCGGTTGGCTACAGCTTTAGGAACTGAATATAAGGTATTTTTGTAA
- the pilO2 gene encoding type 4b pilus protein PilO2, which yields MHTIRIKKKQYAVGFWWQILDGKGGKKLLMEQARKVATDFSDREYNYVIARKQQFGLSSDSAKLNRIPSLACALVERSRSTWIGMFCLSDEENLWWVCAVSKKTIVAEGDQFFNSREETEAHLKSLKTMSDWEKNEFICETFGDTLKHFDGLIKPSERVQPLYPQKNNGKLLILAAAVVLTVAGFIFWNDYQADQLAEQQRIAAIKARTEAEKNKANFNSDPGKYFTMPWKISPMPLKFAEPFLKAMRNTEPFNNGWKLETITRNDKGIYMAWSHQDGAEFTNRPGNSSFGSRPDLAEINIDYPKGLIRPEQKLINKTDATAHLYELTRTLGAKLNLTWKSPEIKKKNNKFLNKPFEIIAPWIKGEWKLSGLPAGSAISDFLFIQMDSIPCLVISEISFTRNQCSMEGQIYAKY from the coding sequence ATGCACACAATAAGGATTAAGAAAAAACAATATGCTGTCGGTTTCTGGTGGCAAATTCTGGATGGAAAAGGCGGCAAAAAGCTACTCATGGAGCAGGCGAGAAAAGTAGCAACTGACTTTTCTGACCGGGAATACAACTATGTAATTGCCAGAAAACAGCAGTTCGGACTCAGTTCAGACTCGGCAAAACTAAATAGAATTCCTTCCTTAGCATGCGCCTTGGTGGAACGATCCAGATCTACTTGGATCGGAATGTTCTGCTTAAGTGATGAAGAAAATCTGTGGTGGGTCTGCGCTGTCAGCAAAAAGACAATTGTTGCTGAAGGCGATCAGTTTTTCAATTCCAGAGAAGAAACTGAAGCTCACTTAAAGAGTCTGAAAACAATGTCGGACTGGGAAAAGAATGAGTTCATCTGCGAAACATTCGGAGACACGCTCAAACACTTTGATGGTCTCATTAAGCCTTCAGAACGAGTCCAGCCACTCTATCCTCAGAAAAATAACGGAAAACTTCTTATACTCGCTGCCGCAGTAGTTCTTACCGTTGCTGGCTTTATTTTTTGGAATGACTACCAAGCCGATCAGCTTGCAGAGCAACAAAGAATCGCGGCTATTAAGGCCCGGACGGAAGCTGAAAAGAATAAAGCTAATTTTAACTCTGATCCCGGCAAGTATTTCACAATGCCGTGGAAAATATCCCCGATGCCTTTAAAATTTGCAGAACCGTTTCTAAAGGCAATGCGAAACACAGAGCCATTCAATAACGGCTGGAAACTGGAAACCATAACCCGCAATGACAAGGGTATTTATATGGCGTGGTCGCATCAGGATGGTGCGGAATTCACCAACCGACCAGGCAACTCATCCTTTGGATCGCGGCCAGATTTGGCAGAAATAAACATAGACTACCCCAAAGGATTAATCCGCCCTGAACAAAAACTGATTAATAAAACTGACGCAACAGCTCACCTTTATGAACTGACTCGTACCCTTGGCGCAAAATTAAATCTTACTTGGAAATCTCCTGAAATAAAGAAGAAAAACAATAAATTCCTGAATAAGCCGTTTGAAATTATTGCTCCATGGATCAAAGGAGAGTGGAAACTTTCCGGCCTTCCTGCCGGCTCTGCAATTTCTGACTTCCTGTTTATTCAGATGGATTCAATCCCCTGTCTGGTGATCTCTGAGATCTCTTTCACTAGAAACCAGTGCTCAATGGAGGGTCAAATTTATGCCAAATATTAA
- a CDS encoding type 4 pilus major pilin — protein sequence MTLFETLGSLLIALIVFGGSAYMVRKSMDNDKISTAEQNISTFRLDLKQLYAGEPDFTGITTEIAVKNKIVPDSMLKSSGEIRNAWNGAVTVAEGTDATTFTITQNKVPEYACVKLATFQAGSWETITVNGVEINQASGMVAAITNQLADTNIIVFTSN from the coding sequence ATGACTTTATTTGAAACACTCGGCTCACTCCTTATAGCTTTGATCGTGTTTGGCGGATCAGCCTATATGGTCAGGAAATCAATGGATAATGACAAAATATCCACGGCTGAACAAAATATCTCGACCTTTCGGCTTGATCTAAAACAGCTTTATGCCGGCGAGCCGGACTTCACCGGTATTACTACTGAAATTGCGGTGAAAAACAAAATTGTGCCTGACAGCATGCTGAAAAGTAGCGGCGAAATCCGCAATGCATGGAACGGAGCCGTAACCGTAGCGGAAGGAACAGATGCCACTACATTTACGATTACCCAGAACAAAGTTCCTGAATATGCCTGCGTAAAACTGGCAACATTTCAAGCCGGATCATGGGAAACGATCACTGTAAACGGAGTTGAAATAAACCAGGCAAGTGGAATGGTAGCAGCTATAACAAATCAGCTTGCCGACACTAATATCATCGTTTTCACCTCCAACTAG
- a CDS encoding TcpQ domain-containing protein, whose amino-acid sequence MRNLIILLLLTIPFTGCTAFKIMKKHVTIAEQTAPMYEEHEVEPLVEEAALKVATHYPPGRTVFHMNVSDNPFGNQFENNLRGQGFQFSPKTTDPNVLNVNQVFDAIGNSTMYYLYIQSSDGWSFGQVYNLTFEGFQKAGLLTQTPAFFEFVGDDSQQVESPLNENWSIVPGGLKNQLKRWAGRAEYQLVWKAGHDFQMQAHATFRDTFPRAVKRMFSRMHAGGNSLRVTIYQANKVIEVCED is encoded by the coding sequence ATGAGAAATTTAATTATTCTGCTTCTACTGACCATTCCCTTCACAGGCTGCACTGCTTTCAAAATTATGAAGAAGCATGTGACAATCGCAGAACAAACTGCGCCCATGTACGAAGAACACGAAGTTGAGCCTTTGGTTGAAGAAGCCGCGCTCAAAGTTGCAACGCACTACCCTCCCGGCAGAACGGTTTTTCACATGAATGTTTCAGACAATCCTTTCGGAAACCAGTTTGAAAACAATCTGCGTGGCCAAGGATTTCAATTCAGCCCCAAAACCACCGATCCTAATGTCCTGAATGTGAATCAGGTGTTCGACGCCATAGGCAACAGCACCATGTACTACCTTTATATCCAGTCTTCTGACGGCTGGTCATTTGGGCAGGTCTACAATCTTACATTTGAAGGCTTTCAAAAAGCCGGACTCCTTACCCAGACACCCGCCTTTTTTGAATTTGTCGGTGACGATTCTCAGCAAGTGGAATCACCACTCAATGAAAATTGGTCCATTGTTCCCGGTGGACTTAAGAATCAGCTCAAACGCTGGGCAGGCAGGGCAGAATATCAGCTCGTCTGGAAAGCCGGTCACGACTTCCAGATGCAAGCTCACGCCACTTTCAGAGACACATTTCCAAGAGCGGTTAAACGGATGTTTTCCAGAATGCACGCCGGCGGAAATTCCCTGCGCGTAACCATCTATCAAGCAAATAAAGTCATTGAAGTTTGCGAGGATTAG
- a CDS encoding GspE/PulE family protein produces MTNNEIPKELQERVLLLNGIIYISAEVADDAVLMSFLSYAARKGFKETKRLEAEEFQKMRKKNITKAETKSDIQDLAVQIIADAYVQGASDIHIGDYGPFASIQFRKLGMLQNYKQLMGEIGRKVIVAMYQTMSNSADTTFVAKERQDGRIVSNDFLPADVHSIRIHTEPLDCSMAENGTGTFMALRLLYDRTTAKGSLQDRLKTLGFSDRHIRRFQFLTQRSGLTLLSGPTGHGKSTLLKHIMECMAEDNPEKNFLAIEDPPEYPLERVKQVRVSTNEKDENRGAAYRNAIAGAMRSDPDTIMIGEVRYPEAASAALDAAQTGHGVWTTIHANSALGIIQRMVSLLRAAQYPDPLEYLCDHTVLSGLHHQRLVPVLCPNCKMPLKEITKLPNDNKLRLKSLPEAVLNRLFRAVNNMENVNIRGEGCKQCSGVGIIGQTVASEIVTTDHVILKAVRTGNMEAAYKHWRHEQNGQTFVSHAIDLIEDGLIDPYLTERRLGVPLNYAKAFDDFNLSSSDLDELAGAKNVEAPHGAS; encoded by the coding sequence ATGACCAACAACGAAATACCTAAAGAGCTTCAGGAACGTGTGCTGCTTCTAAACGGCATTATATACATCTCAGCTGAGGTGGCAGACGATGCAGTTTTGATGTCTTTTCTGAGCTATGCGGCACGCAAAGGTTTCAAAGAAACGAAAAGACTTGAAGCTGAAGAATTCCAGAAAATGCGTAAGAAAAATATCACTAAAGCTGAAACCAAGAGCGACATTCAAGATCTCGCAGTTCAGATTATTGCTGATGCTTACGTGCAAGGCGCGTCTGATATTCACATCGGCGATTACGGCCCGTTTGCCTCCATCCAGTTCAGAAAATTGGGAATGTTGCAGAACTACAAGCAGCTAATGGGAGAAATTGGCAGAAAAGTAATTGTTGCAATGTATCAAACCATGTCCAACAGCGCAGATACCACATTTGTCGCGAAAGAAAGACAGGACGGCAGGATTGTAAGCAACGACTTTCTTCCTGCGGACGTTCATTCAATCCGGATTCACACGGAACCGCTCGACTGCTCAATGGCAGAAAACGGGACCGGAACCTTCATGGCGCTGCGCCTTCTTTACGACCGCACAACAGCTAAAGGTAGTTTGCAGGATAGATTGAAAACGCTTGGATTTTCAGATCGCCATATCCGCAGATTTCAGTTTCTCACCCAGCGTTCCGGACTGACTCTTCTTTCAGGTCCGACCGGTCACGGTAAAAGTACACTACTCAAACATATTATGGAGTGCATGGCCGAGGACAATCCGGAAAAGAACTTCCTCGCCATTGAAGATCCACCTGAATATCCGCTTGAAAGGGTAAAGCAGGTTCGGGTCAGCACCAACGAGAAAGATGAAAATCGTGGCGCGGCATATCGCAACGCAATTGCCGGAGCCATGCGTTCTGACCCGGACACCATTATGATTGGTGAAGTCCGTTATCCTGAAGCGGCTTCAGCTGCTCTCGATGCGGCTCAAACCGGACACGGAGTATGGACAACAATTCATGCAAACTCAGCGTTAGGAATCATTCAAAGAATGGTCTCTTTGCTCCGTGCTGCTCAATATCCTGATCCTCTTGAATACCTGTGTGATCACACAGTTCTGTCCGGCCTTCATCATCAAAGGCTTGTGCCGGTGCTTTGTCCGAACTGCAAGATGCCACTTAAAGAAATTACCAAACTTCCAAATGACAATAAATTACGCCTAAAATCACTGCCTGAAGCCGTGCTCAATCGGTTATTCAGAGCAGTTAACAATATGGAAAACGTCAACATCAGGGGTGAAGGTTGTAAACAATGCTCGGGTGTTGGAATTATCGGGCAGACCGTAGCATCTGAAATAGTCACCACTGACCATGTGATCCTGAAAGCGGTACGCACCGGTAATATGGAAGCGGCTTATAAACATTGGAGACATGAACAGAACGGCCAGACCTTTGTCAGCCACGCCATTGACCTAATCGAAGACGGATTGATTGATCCTTATCTGACAGAACGCAGACTTGGTGTACCGCTAAACTATGCCAAGGCTTTTGATGATTTTAACCTTTCATCTTCCGACCTTGATGAACTGGCCGGTGCAAAAAATGTGGAGGCTCCTCATGGTGCTTCCTGA
- a CDS encoding cytotoxic translational repressor of toxin-antitoxin stability system translates to MKWTTIMTAKVRKQMGKLPKKYVKIFEALLDELTKIGPVRSSWPNYGKIKGKSESYHCHLNKGKPRYVAVWTVVDNEIKIIEVRYVGTHEKADYKRIC, encoded by the coding sequence ATGAAATGGACAACAATCATGACTGCAAAGGTCAGAAAACAGATGGGAAAACTCCCCAAGAAATATGTTAAAATCTTTGAAGCTTTGCTTGATGAGTTGACTAAGATTGGCCCAGTCAGATCCAGTTGGCCTAACTATGGAAAGATTAAAGGTAAAAGCGAGAGCTACCATTGCCATTTGAATAAGGGAAAACCTCGATATGTGGCTGTTTGGACTGTCGTTGATAATGAAATTAAAATTATAGAGGTGCGTTATGTTGGAACTCACGAGAAAGCAGACTACAAAAGGATTTGCTGA
- a CDS encoding type IV secretion system protein, with translation MSDNNAESPYIAAKEEWFERYGSYIKSRNQWRTAALGLIAISILCLTGNIIQITQNKVIPYVVEVDKLGHSVAVKRADSTVNVSDRIIQAEIANLIVNWRTVTADIGLQKKMVTKMSSFVTGAARGATRSWYEANNPYERGQKTLVEVDIKGIPLPVSSESWRIEWLETIRNHSGVAMSSTKYEATLKVRISSPTTDSQIIRNPAGVYITELSWAKLLEQ, from the coding sequence ATGTCAGATAACAACGCAGAATCACCCTATATAGCCGCCAAAGAAGAATGGTTTGAGCGATACGGCAGTTATATAAAAAGCCGTAACCAGTGGAGAACAGCCGCGCTAGGTCTTATCGCCATTTCTATTCTCTGCCTGACTGGAAACATCATCCAAATCACGCAAAACAAAGTCATTCCTTATGTGGTTGAAGTAGACAAACTCGGCCACTCTGTTGCGGTTAAACGCGCAGATTCTACGGTCAATGTATCCGACCGGATCATACAAGCGGAAATTGCAAATCTAATTGTTAACTGGAGGACAGTGACAGCAGATATCGGCCTTCAAAAAAAGATGGTCACTAAAATGTCTTCGTTTGTAACCGGAGCGGCTCGCGGTGCAACCCGCAGTTGGTACGAAGCCAACAACCCATATGAACGAGGTCAAAAAACTCTCGTTGAAGTCGATATCAAAGGCATCCCTCTTCCTGTCAGCAGTGAAAGCTGGCGCATCGAATGGTTGGAAACAATCCGCAACCATTCCGGTGTGGCCATGTCCAGCACCAAATATGAAGCGACTCTCAAGGTTCGCATTTCTTCCCCAACAACAGACAGCCAAATTATCAGGAATCCTGCCGGTGTTTATATCACCGAATTGTCCTGGGCAAAACTTCTTGAGCAATAG
- a CDS encoding type II secretory pathway component PulD-like protein: MKHFILFILIMSLCSCGGFKPSPQERSVKSRAAAMDYATKKKTVRVVHAPYLGAIPVELDEHRLPAVFARRITLHASGSASELAKQINELVPVRIEVENSGSASNEEGKQAANIMKLNYDGKLKGLLDSLCEYFGMGWEFDDLTSKVEITRFQTKSFSLAVAPGNISYESIITNKSQTSGGSADSSSIEGVGQTSKTSDSTSQTSQTNKATFVGDVWEDTSKAISTMLSKDGQVVVNQAAGMVTVTDTSTALRRVSKYIKSLNIKMGRQVALAVKVWALELNHNADAGFNLETALQAGQASLGLMGGQPYNTISGAGTLTAAILDGSWKDSKLVLRALKQNGRTTLLTSGSGIVMNNQALPVQVVKRDSYLAGMSSSRDNQSVQTSELTPGEVSTGFSMTVIPHIMNNRKAILQYNINLSSLDSLTEFSTGDMKVQLPEVSTRSFSQRVTMKCGQTLILAGFEQETNQESKGLGITSGGNSQKYGKSLIIITIEMESAGV; the protein is encoded by the coding sequence ATGAAACATTTTATATTATTCATTCTCATTATGTCTCTTTGCAGCTGCGGAGGCTTTAAACCTTCCCCTCAAGAAAGGTCTGTGAAAAGCAGAGCTGCGGCAATGGATTATGCGACCAAAAAGAAAACGGTCAGAGTTGTTCATGCTCCATATCTAGGAGCTATTCCGGTTGAACTGGATGAACATAGATTGCCGGCAGTATTTGCCAGACGGATTACACTGCATGCTTCCGGCAGTGCTTCAGAACTGGCCAAACAAATTAATGAACTTGTTCCCGTCCGCATTGAGGTCGAAAACAGCGGTTCAGCGTCTAATGAAGAAGGCAAACAAGCCGCAAATATAATGAAGTTGAATTATGACGGTAAGCTCAAAGGATTGCTTGATTCTCTGTGTGAATACTTCGGCATGGGCTGGGAATTTGATGATTTAACTTCCAAGGTTGAAATCACGCGCTTTCAGACCAAATCATTCAGCCTTGCCGTTGCTCCCGGCAACATTTCTTACGAATCCATCATTACCAACAAATCACAAACTTCCGGAGGTTCTGCGGACTCAAGCAGTATTGAAGGTGTCGGACAAACCTCAAAGACTTCAGACAGCACCAGCCAAACTTCGCAGACCAACAAAGCCACCTTTGTGGGCGATGTATGGGAAGACACATCCAAGGCCATTTCAACAATGCTTTCAAAAGACGGCCAAGTTGTAGTCAATCAGGCTGCCGGCATGGTCACAGTGACTGATACTTCTACAGCTCTGCGCAGGGTCAGCAAATATATCAAATCTCTGAACATCAAAATGGGCAGGCAGGTTGCTTTGGCCGTTAAAGTCTGGGCTCTGGAATTAAACCATAATGCGGATGCCGGATTCAATCTCGAAACAGCTCTGCAAGCCGGACAAGCAAGTCTCGGGCTTATGGGCGGCCAGCCATACAATACCATTTCCGGAGCAGGAACTCTGACTGCGGCTATTCTTGACGGTTCATGGAAGGACTCAAAACTTGTTCTCAGAGCTTTAAAGCAAAATGGACGCACCACTCTGCTTACTTCCGGATCAGGTATTGTCATGAATAATCAGGCTCTACCTGTTCAGGTTGTTAAGCGTGATTCCTACCTTGCCGGCATGAGCAGCAGCCGTGACAACCAGTCTGTTCAAACCTCAGAACTCACCCCCGGTGAAGTTTCTACCGGATTTTCCATGACGGTTATTCCTCACATTATGAATAATCGAAAAGCAATCCTTCAATACAACATCAATCTTTCATCACTTGATTCTCTTACCGAATTTTCAACAGGAGATATGAAAGTTCAGCTCCCTGAGGTTTCCACTCGCAGTTTCAGCCAGCGCGTAACCATGAAATGCGGACAGACTCTAATTTTGGCCGGTTTTGAACAGGAAACTAATCAGGAATCAAAAGGGTTAGGAATCACTTCCGGCGGGAACAGTCAGAAATACGGAAAGAGCCTCATCATAATCACCATTGAAATGGAAAGTGCGGGAGTCTAA
- a CDS encoding type II secretion system F family protein — translation MVLPEINNLLAKLFFKQKERIRIYRKLSAMTRHGVSVAESLTYLEERYAKIYSPLTPVLTEVSARINSGNKLHEALQGFIPAEESMLIQSGVNSGKLCEALELSVKLIKAKLKIISSMWKALSYPCLLICALITLLLVLSRYVMPRLTEISDPARWQGSAQTLYQVTKFIDSTAGTLFLAGVVVSFLVSLATLKIWTGKIRVRFDNVPPWSFYRLITGSLWLFTLSTMMESGIQLSLAMNDMLTTPNSSPWLKERMHSIKAQLNLGKGLGQALDDSGYQFPARTIIEDLRVYSKLPGFDSQLKLIAEEWLDEGMETIKVQAKVINMACIIGIIFMISNIVLAMTSLQQQLGQNIL, via the coding sequence ATGGTGCTTCCTGAAATTAACAATTTACTGGCTAAGCTTTTCTTCAAGCAGAAAGAACGGATTCGTATCTACCGAAAACTTTCTGCAATGACCAGACACGGAGTCAGCGTTGCCGAGAGTCTGACTTATTTAGAAGAAAGATATGCAAAAATTTACAGTCCGCTAACTCCCGTTCTTACGGAAGTTTCAGCAAGAATAAATTCCGGTAATAAGCTCCATGAAGCTCTGCAAGGATTCATTCCCGCAGAAGAATCTATGCTGATTCAAAGCGGAGTTAATTCCGGAAAACTTTGTGAGGCTCTGGAACTCTCAGTAAAATTAATCAAGGCCAAACTAAAAATCATAAGCAGCATGTGGAAAGCTCTCAGTTATCCATGTCTCTTAATTTGTGCGTTAATTACGCTTCTGCTCGTGCTTTCAAGATACGTCATGCCCAGACTTACCGAGATTTCAGACCCGGCACGATGGCAAGGAAGTGCGCAAACTCTTTATCAAGTAACAAAATTCATAGACTCCACAGCAGGAACTCTGTTCCTCGCCGGAGTAGTCGTATCCTTCCTCGTTTCTCTGGCAACTCTAAAAATATGGACCGGAAAAATCCGCGTCCGTTTTGATAATGTTCCGCCATGGTCCTTTTATCGTCTTATCACCGGTAGTCTCTGGCTCTTCACCCTTTCTACCATGATGGAATCGGGCATTCAGCTTTCACTTGCGATGAACGACATGCTCACCACTCCCAACTCAAGTCCTTGGCTAAAAGAGAGAATGCACTCAATCAAGGCTCAGCTCAATCTGGGTAAAGGTCTTGGGCAGGCCCTGGACGATTCAGGATACCAGTTTCCCGCCAGAACAATCATTGAAGACCTGAGGGTTTATTCAAAACTTCCGGGCTTTGACAGCCAGTTGAAACTCATTGCCGAGGAATGGCTGGATGAGGGCATGGAAACAATCAAAGTTCAGGCCAAAGTCATAAACATGGCGTGCATAATCGGCATCATTTTTATGATTTCCAACATCGTTCTCGCAATGACATCCCTTCAGCAACAACTGGGACAAAACATTCTTTAA
- the trbG gene encoding P-type conjugative transfer protein TrbG: MNRIIFISFCLVLLTCNSVSAATETDQQGLVNKVFAQHNPAPEKDSGGNVEIAISQPAPDYISKTDVRLNSKEWKALKLSKEWINRKVNPIMHSNGKIVYVFGATLPTIICSPLMASDLEFQSGENVNDVIIGDTARWIVVVAQSGLSGRESTHLVIKPLDAGLVTTAVITTDRRTYHLKLVSRRKGYTPYVAFIYPEDQEKILKASLKKKRRKESWKSTEIEGKPTDLSALDFGYSITGDEASWKPMRVYNDGIRTFIQLPRTSTQTEIPVLLVEKAGEEAIVNYRVKGNAMIVDEIFEKAILVAGTGMDQEKVEIKRLEGSK, encoded by the coding sequence ATGAACCGAATTATTTTCATATCATTTTGCCTTGTTCTACTAACTTGTAATTCTGTCTCAGCAGCAACTGAGACGGACCAACAAGGGTTAGTAAATAAGGTATTTGCCCAGCACAATCCTGCACCTGAAAAAGATTCAGGTGGAAATGTAGAAATTGCGATAAGCCAACCCGCTCCAGACTATATTAGTAAGACTGACGTTCGTCTGAACAGTAAAGAATGGAAGGCATTAAAACTCTCTAAGGAGTGGATTAATCGCAAAGTAAACCCAATCATGCATAGCAACGGCAAGATCGTTTATGTTTTTGGAGCTACTCTGCCAACCATAATTTGTTCCCCTCTTATGGCTTCTGATCTTGAGTTTCAGTCCGGTGAAAACGTCAATGACGTCATCATCGGAGACACTGCCCGATGGATTGTTGTTGTAGCTCAGTCCGGTCTTTCAGGACGGGAAAGCACTCACCTCGTTATTAAGCCGCTTGATGCAGGGCTTGTAACGACAGCTGTTATCACGACTGACCGCAGAACTTACCATCTTAAGCTTGTCTCCCGCCGCAAGGGATACACTCCATATGTCGCGTTCATTTATCCTGAAGATCAGGAAAAAATACTTAAAGCCAGCCTCAAGAAAAAACGCCGCAAAGAGTCTTGGAAAAGTACAGAAATAGAAGGAAAACCCACGGATCTATCCGCGCTTGATTTTGGCTACTCCATAACAGGAGATGAAGCCAGTTGGAAGCCGATGCGAGTCTACAATGACGGCATCAGAACTTTTATTCAGCTTCCCAGAACATCCACTCAGACTGAAATTCCCGTTCTGCTTGTCGAGAAAGCCGGAGAAGAAGCGATCGTCAATTACAGGGTCAAAGGTAACGCCATGATCGTGGACGAGATCTTTGAAAAAGCAATTCTAGTGGCCGGCACCGGCATGGATCAGGAAAAAGTTGAAATCAAAAGATTGGAAGGCTCCAAATGA
- a CDS encoding ATPase, T2SS/T4P/T4SS family, with product MVLKSVSFTDLILHESGEAFMKGCDNCDQKLVPCEEDTKKEIQMLHGEVLKVHEESGRHTFRIKHEDIGYRVALYEGVVWGSGKVFFLRRIQEKVSAFTELGLPEALSEWLLNSNQSKGLVLFTGAQASGKTFSASSLVATRLSTLGGHAVSFENPAEMPLDGKHGKFGFCFQAEIDHEEDLAEAIERSHRFASPNIIYIGEIRSKHAASEALRVCLGSDQQIVVATLHGFDLVTALERLVTMAREIDGDIASQNLAQGLLAVVHQQLEHIDGKTVLHVPQFLLAPFNENFKGLRAKIKNGELAGLQEEMREQRNRIQFGGLEALCKG from the coding sequence ATGGTTCTCAAAAGTGTATCATTCACAGATTTGATTCTTCATGAAAGCGGCGAAGCCTTCATGAAGGGGTGCGATAATTGCGACCAGAAGCTTGTTCCTTGTGAAGAAGACACCAAAAAAGAAATTCAAATGCTGCATGGGGAAGTCCTCAAAGTACATGAAGAAAGTGGCCGACACACTTTCAGAATTAAACACGAAGACATTGGTTACAGAGTTGCGCTCTATGAGGGAGTTGTCTGGGGCAGCGGGAAAGTTTTCTTCCTACGCAGAATTCAGGAAAAGGTTTCTGCCTTCACGGAACTTGGATTGCCCGAAGCTCTTTCAGAATGGCTTCTAAATTCAAACCAAAGTAAAGGGCTTGTTCTTTTTACCGGAGCGCAGGCTTCAGGAAAAACCTTCAGTGCTTCATCACTTGTGGCGACACGGCTTTCAACTCTTGGAGGCCATGCCGTCAGTTTTGAAAACCCTGCGGAAATGCCTCTGGATGGGAAACATGGAAAATTCGGATTCTGCTTTCAGGCCGAGATTGATCATGAAGAGGATCTGGCTGAAGCCATCGAACGCTCGCACCGTTTCGCCTCTCCTAACATCATTTATATAGGAGAAATCCGCAGCAAACACGCCGCCAGTGAAGCGTTGCGCGTCTGCCTCGGCTCCGATCAACAAATAGTTGTGGCCACCTTGCATGGCTTTGACCTTGTAACGGCTCTTGAAAGACTGGTCACTATGGCCCGCGAAATTGACGGAGATATTGCCAGTCAAAATCTTGCTCAAGGTCTTCTGGCTGTTGTCCATCAACAACTTGAACATATTGACGGAAAAACAGTTCTTCACGTCCCTCAGTTCCTGCTGGCTCCTTTCAATGAAAACTTCAAAGGACTCCGTGCAAAAATAAAAAACGGTGAACTGGCGGGATTACAGGAGGAAATGCGTGAACAGAGAAACCGCATTCAATTCGGAGGGCTGGAAGCATTATGCAAGGGTTAG